In a genomic window of Agarivorans albus:
- the rpsD gene encoding 30S ribosomal protein S4, protein MARYLGPKLKLSRREGTDLFLKSGVRAIDTKCKLDTAPGQHGARKARLSDYGLQLREKQKVRRLYGILEKQFRNYYKAAARLKGNTGENLLQLLESRLDNVVYRVGFGATRAEARQLVSHKAILVNGKVVNIPSYKVLPEDVISVREKSKKQARIVASLEIAGQREAASWVEVDATKMEGTFKRLPERADLSAEINEQLIVELYSK, encoded by the coding sequence ATGGCAAGATATTTAGGTCCAAAGCTTAAACTTAGCCGTCGTGAAGGTACCGATCTTTTCTTGAAAAGTGGCGTACGTGCGATCGACACAAAGTGTAAGCTGGATACAGCACCTGGACAACACGGTGCACGTAAAGCGCGTCTTTCAGACTACGGTTTACAGCTTCGTGAGAAGCAAAAAGTTCGTCGTTTATACGGCATTCTTGAAAAGCAATTCCGCAACTACTATAAAGCTGCTGCTCGCCTTAAAGGCAACACCGGTGAAAACTTGTTGCAATTGTTAGAAAGTCGTTTGGATAACGTTGTTTACCGTGTAGGTTTTGGTGCAACTCGCGCCGAAGCTCGTCAGCTAGTTAGCCACAAAGCTATTCTAGTAAACGGTAAAGTGGTAAACATTCCTTCTTACAAGGTACTACCAGAAGACGTTATCAGTGTTCGCGAAAAATCTAAGAAGCAAGCGCGTATCGTTGCATCTTTAGAAATCGCTGGACAACGTGAAGCGGCATCGTGGGTAGAAGTAGACGCAACTAAGATGGAAGGCACTTTCAAGCGCCTACCTGAGCGCGCTGACTTGTCTGCGGAAATTAACGAACAGCTGATCGTCGAACTTTACTCTAAGTAA